One window of the bacterium genome contains the following:
- a CDS encoding GNAT family N-acetyltransferase produces the protein MPDIRYRIEPHDGPHWKGASDLRMDVFVVEQGVPPALELDDLDRTATHLHAVDGRRVIGTLRMIDKGDAMKVGRVAVREDMRKNGIGAELMCRAADHAREAGFARIVLDSQVTVIPFYEKLGYALVPGDEFLDAGIPHRRMVLEL, from the coding sequence ATGCCCGATATCCGCTATCGAATAGAGCCCCATGACGGGCCGCACTGGAAGGGCGCGTCCGACCTGCGCATGGACGTTTTCGTCGTGGAACAGGGCGTGCCGCCGGCGCTCGAGCTCGACGATCTCGACCGCACCGCGACGCACCTGCACGCCGTCGACGGCCGCCGCGTCATCGGCACGCTGCGCATGATCGACAAGGGCGACGCGATGAAGGTCGGCCGCGTCGCGGTGCGCGAGGACATGCGAAAAAATGGCATCGGCGCGGAATTGATGTGCCGCGCGGCCGACCACGCGCGCGAGGCGGGTTTCGCGCGCATCGTCCTGGATTCGCAGGTGACGGTCATCCCGTTCTACGAAAAGCTCGGATACGCGCTTGTGCCCGGCGACGAGTTCCTGGACGCGGGGATTCCGCACCGGCGGATGGTGCTGGAGTTGTAA
- a CDS encoding radical SAM protein, with amino-acid sequence MRRMLPKALFVTPPSRPAVMRDYYCTSVAKAGYAWHPGEFLFQSAILAPHFRVEILDATAEGFTADAARRRAAREPVDLLFGLVGAADPRGDLEFLHSIPARKRVVSGEVVQPDPAAWLETHRDIDGAVGNFTGDGLLALFDGNAEARGVAVRRGGKVRPALPVEGREFSMARPRHELFRRDAYRMPLQRERWFASLLTDYGCPHRCAFCNTGHLGYRRRDADGIADELDALGEMGFREIYVKDMSFGAHRTHARAVLSLLSGRGFFWRTWGRVEDLTAELLRDMKDAGCRLVQIGVEHADEEILARAGKPYTNSDVKRVLADARAAGLDVGAHFVLGLPGETAASLTALEDFVARLPAAYISVNLYAPRLGAPLAQSLGGGDTPHDTTRGSDAGAMPREELRRARNRIYARFYGRPNRWPRLAARVRPHEVRGAVSALWSR; translated from the coding sequence ATGCGCCGCATGTTGCCGAAAGCCCTTTTCGTCACGCCTCCGTCGCGCCCCGCGGTGATGCGGGATTATTACTGCACGTCCGTCGCGAAGGCGGGATACGCGTGGCACCCGGGCGAGTTCCTTTTCCAGAGCGCCATCCTCGCGCCGCACTTTCGCGTCGAAATCCTGGATGCGACCGCGGAGGGCTTCACGGCCGACGCGGCGAGGCGCCGCGCCGCGCGCGAGCCGGTCGATCTGTTGTTCGGCCTTGTCGGCGCGGCCGATCCGCGCGGCGATCTCGAGTTTCTGCATTCGATACCCGCGCGCAAGCGCGTCGTGTCGGGCGAGGTCGTGCAGCCGGATCCGGCGGCGTGGCTCGAGACGCATCGCGATATCGACGGCGCCGTCGGCAATTTCACGGGGGACGGGCTTCTCGCGCTTTTTGACGGCAACGCCGAGGCGCGCGGCGTCGCGGTCCGCCGGGGCGGCAAGGTGCGTCCGGCGCTTCCGGTCGAAGGGCGGGAGTTTTCGATGGCGCGCCCGCGCCACGAACTGTTCCGGCGCGACGCCTACCGCATGCCGCTCCAGCGCGAGCGGTGGTTCGCGAGCTTATTGACCGACTACGGTTGCCCGCATCGGTGCGCGTTTTGTAACACGGGCCACCTGGGTTATCGCCGGCGCGACGCGGACGGCATCGCCGACGAGCTCGACGCGCTCGGCGAGATGGGCTTTCGCGAAATCTACGTCAAGGACATGTCGTTCGGCGCGCATCGCACGCATGCGCGCGCGGTGTTGTCGTTGCTGTCCGGGCGCGGATTTTTCTGGCGTACGTGGGGGCGCGTGGAGGACCTGACGGCGGAGCTGCTGCGCGATATGAAAGACGCCGGATGCCGGCTTGTGCAGATCGGCGTCGAACACGCGGACGAGGAGATTCTCGCCCGCGCGGGCAAGCCGTATACGAACAGCGACGTGAAGCGCGTGCTGGCGGATGCGCGCGCGGCGGGCCTCGATGTCGGCGCGCATTTCGTTCTCGGCCTTCCGGGCGAGACGGCCGCGTCGCTCACCGCGCTCGAGGATTTCGTCGCGCGGCTTCCGGCGGCGTACATCTCGGTGAATCTCTACGCGCCGCGCCTTGGCGCGCCGCTGGCCCAAAGCCTTGGCGGCGGCGATACGCCACACGACACCACGCGCGGGAGCGACGCAGGCGCGATGCCGCGCGAGGAACTGCGCCGCGCGCGAAACCGCATTTACGCGCGTTTTTACGGCCGGCCGAACCGCTGGCCGCGGCTTGCCGCGCGTGTCCGCCCGCACGAGGTGAGGGGCGCGGTCAGCGCGCTGTGGTCGCGGTGA
- a CDS encoding DUF4397 domain-containing protein: MRSFRLDLWMTLLILPLMFMAGCSCGDDDDDDDDDDQADDDDGDDDADDDMDDDADDDTGDDDADDDTSDDDTADDDTGDDDTSDDDTGDDDTDTMMLRITPLSPNAPAFDIHFDGEADPTFSNLAYLAEVPYEEFDAGTHAIAITPAGSPIGDAVYTGDVNLPGGTFLSLAIYGVLADLRASVLLDDYSSVESGKVRIRFVHATAGVGEYDLLLVPDAGPNVLLYDDIDLGFISAATEITAQPYTFGFDFSDDLTPEIVIDTPTYLDGEVVNLFALVDSFGAAIVTQYEDSTLTQSRP; this comes from the coding sequence ATGCGATCGTTTCGACTTGACCTGTGGATGACTCTGTTGATCCTTCCGTTGATGTTCATGGCCGGCTGCTCGTGCGGCGACGATGACGATGACGACGACGACGACGATCAAGCCGACGATGATGACGGCGACGACGACGCCGATGACGACATGGACGACGATGCCGACGACGATACCGGCGATGACGACGCGGATGACGACACGTCCGACGACGACACGGCGGACGACGACACGGGCGACGATGACACGTCCGACGACGACACGGGCGACGACGACACGGATACGATGATGCTGCGCATCACGCCGCTTTCGCCGAACGCGCCCGCGTTCGACATCCATTTCGACGGCGAGGCGGACCCGACGTTTTCCAACCTCGCCTATCTGGCCGAAGTCCCGTACGAAGAGTTCGACGCCGGCACGCACGCGATCGCCATCACCCCCGCCGGATCGCCGATCGGCGACGCGGTGTACACCGGCGACGTCAATCTGCCGGGCGGTACGTTCCTGAGCCTCGCCATCTACGGCGTTCTGGCGGACCTGCGCGCAAGTGTGCTGCTCGACGACTACAGCAGCGTCGAAAGCGGCAAGGTCCGCATACGTTTCGTACACGCGACCGCGGGCGTCGGCGAATACGACCTGCTTCTCGTACCGGACGCGGGGCCGAACGTGCTGCTTTACGACGACATCGACCTGGGCTTTATCTCGGCGGCGACCGAGATTACCGCGCAACCGTACACCTTCGGATTCGATTTCAGCGACGATTTGACCCCGGAGATCGTGATTGATACGCCGACGTATCTGGACGGGGAGGTGGTGAACCTCTTCGCGCTTGTCGACTCGTTCGGCGCGGCGATCGTCACGCAATACGAGGACAGTACGCTGACGCAGAGCCGGCCGTAG